The DNA sequence TTGCGGATAAAAAAATAACCCAGCATCCCTGCTGGGCCGATTTATTCTGAGCATATTTATTGCTCAGCTTTTTTCTGTTTTGAACCCTTTCTGTTGTAGCTCTCATTGAATTCTTTCCCTTCGAGGGAAGGATCGAGTGTCAGCGGTTCATTGCAATACATGCACATATCCACACGGCCAAGCATCTTTGTATATTTCCCGCAATTAGGGCACTCAACTTGTACAGTTTTTGTTGAGAGCATGCCAATCCAGAAAT is a window from the Bacillus infantis NRRL B-14911 genome containing:
- a CDS encoding YgzB family protein, translating into MAKYSSKINKIRTFALSLVFIGFIVMYIGIFFRTSPIVMTIFMLLGMLCIIASTGVYFWIGMLSTKTVQVECPNCGKYTKMLGRVDMCMYCNEPLTLDPSLEGKEFNESYNRKGSKQKKAEQ